The genome window CAACCTCTTTTTCTAAAACCCTTTTTATATCTATTTTTCTTGTTAACCTTTTCTTTGTGATGGAGCAGAAATCTTCAACGAAGCTCTCCAGATCCATAACAGGCATGATGGATAATTCACCTCCCTGATCTCCGGGCTCAAGGCCTTGGGCCTCCCTGAAGACCTTAGGCACCACGATCTGGCCCTTACGCCCAACCCTCCTCAGGATTATTCCAACTATTAAGTAATAAAATATACGACTTTTAATTAAAACTTTTACACGCATTCTGAGAGGCTCAGCTCCCTTCCACGGGCCTCAGCCTC of Candidatus Bathyarchaeota archaeon contains these proteins:
- a CDS encoding AbrB/MazE/SpoVT family DNA-binding domain-containing protein gives rise to the protein MRVKVLIKSRIFYYLIVGIILRRVGRKGQIVVPKVFREAQGLEPGDQGGELSIMPVMDLESFVEDFCSITKKRLTRKIDIKRVLEKEVEERHHNIDLKFYYSTVPEWR